In Anomaloglossus baeobatrachus isolate aAnoBae1 chromosome 3, aAnoBae1.hap1, whole genome shotgun sequence, one genomic interval encodes:
- the LOC142295677 gene encoding microtubule-associated serine/threonine-protein kinase 4-like gives MSGISPDKFQVLAQLQEILISYDPDFVLPLPCGILSFTYRLVMKLVSDCLTKYNHGQISSEYLEHLQQNIRTAVQEAERSQSGELAFIKELAQNVLRVLENPSCQLEHQETSEDDSEEGQDLNIPDCDTSQLELNTDLIKGTSVPANTECGICETPEIVHESASAASGSLNVMRSPCKSDFDPIKLISFGNFGAVHLVRHKATKQICAMKKMDKQNLNNTWSLEQAFLERDISAIADCPFLVSMFCSFPTRRHLCMVMEYAPGGDCASLLKNKGAFPNALAQLYIAETVVAVEYLHSHGVVHRDLKPQNLLITATGHIKVTDYGLSKLGVMRPTSNVYKAPTEDIIIEFCDKETVGTVTYMAPEVILLKGYGRPVDWWSLGIILYTFYLGYEPFTGATKKEIMRRIVYADIPWTFNEYCPPPKAKELIIALLRKNPAHRLGTGGANEIKMHPFLCDLDFDNLLSQKPVFVPDLKSDLDTSNFNTRYMKNKHVDSDEEDTSEDNKWLEVRNFVSPYQRFCKLSITNTERMTNEEPMSPPGCSKTNTERLTKEEPVSPPECFITNTEGLTKEEPVSPPGGSITNTERLTKEEPVSPPGCSITSTERMTKEEPVSPPECSITNIDRMTKEEPVSPPGGSITNTERMTKEPESPPGGSVTNTERMTKETMSPAEWSITNTERLTKEEPVSPPGCSITNTESMTKEPVSPPECSITNTGRLTKEEPLSAPEGLITNTERMTKGEPVSPPGGSITNTERMTKEPVSPPECSITNTERLTKEEPVSPPGGSITNTERLTKEEPVSPPVGSEKPSDIQKESSLSKSDGGNQCFPVNNIAASSPSVSESPVQKGRKSALKLGKKQKTETVEEGERRRGSIFRRMISSCRRRLSRAARAVRESCIFACCQRGSIVITENPLI, from the exons GCTGAAAGATCCCAAAGTGGAGAATTGGCCTTTATTAAAGAACTGGCCCAAAATGTCCTGAGGGTACTAGAGAACCCATCCTGCCAACTGGAGCATCAG GAAACATCAGAAGATGACTCCGAAGAAGGGCAGGACCTAAATATCCCTGACTGTGATACCAGTCAGCTGGAGCTTAATACTGATCTGATAAAAG GAACATCTGTGCCGGCAAATACTGAATGTGGAATATGTGAGACACCAGAGATCGTCCACGAATCTGCCAGT GCCGCGAGTGGATCCTTAAATGTAATGAGAAGTCCTTGTAAGAGCGACTTTGATCCGATCAAGCTGATCAGCTTTGGAAATTTTGG TGCCGTCCACTTAGTGCGCCATAAAGCCACAAAACAGATCTGCGCCATGAAGAAAATGGACAAGCAGAACCTGAATAATACATGGAGTCTTGAACAAGCCTTTCTGGAGAGGGACATCTCAGCAATTGCGGATTGTCCCTTTCTAGTCTCCATGTTCTGCTCTTTTCCTACTAGACGACATCTTTGTATGGTGATGGAGTACGCACCAG GAGGAGACTGTGCCAGTCTCCTAAAGAACAAAGGTGCTTTTCCCAACGCCTTGGCTCAGTTGTACATTGCAGAAACAGTTGTCGCTGTGGAATATCTGCATAGCCATGGTGTGGTGCACAGAGACCTGAAGCCTCAGAA CCTCCTGATAACAGCTACAGGACATATTAAAGTCACTGATTATGGGCTTTCAAAACTCGGCGTCATGAGACCAACGTCCAACGTCTACAAGGCTCCAACTGAGGACATCATCATAGAGTTCTGTGATAAAGAG ACGGTTGGCACGGTTACCTACATGGCCCCAGAAGTCATCCTATTGAAAGGATACGGAAGACCTGTAGACTGGTGGTCATTAGGGATCATTCTATACACATTCTATTTAGGATATGAACCCTTTACTGGGGCTACCAAGAAGGAGATTATGCGCAGGATCGTCTATG CTGACATACCTTGGACATTTAATGAATACTGTCCTCCACCAAAAGCTAAAGAATTAATCATTGCGCTGCTCCGAAAAAATCCTGCACATCGACTTGGGACAG GAGGGGCAAATGAGATCaaaatgcatccattcctgtgcGACTTGGACTTTGACAATCTGCTAAGTCAGAAACCCGTGTTCGTTCCTGATCTAAAGTCAGATCTGGACACCAGCAACTTTAACA CTCGCTATATGAAAAACAAACATGTGGATTCCGATGAGGAGGACACCAGTGAGGACAATAAGTGGCTAGAAGTCCGAAATTTTGTATCACCTTATCAAAGGTTTTGTAAA CTATCTATCACCAACACTGAGAGGATGACCAATGAAGAGCCTATGTCACCTCCAGGATGTTCCAAAACCAATACTGAGAGGTTGAccaaagaagagcctgtgtcacctccagagtgTTTTATAACCAATACTGAGGGGTTGAccaaagaagagcctgtgtcacctccagggggttccataaccaatactgagaggttgaccaaagaagagcctgtgtcacctccagggtgTTCTATAACCAGTACTGAGAGGATGACtaaagaagagcctgtgtcacctccagagtgTTCCATAACCAATATTGACAGGATGACtaaagaagagcctgtgtcacctccagggggttccataaccaatactgagaggatgaccaaAGAGCCTGAGTCACCTCCAGGGGGTTCTgtaaccaatactgagaggatgaccaaAGAGACTATGTCACCTGCAGAGTGgtccataaccaatactgagaggttgaccaaagaagaacctgtgtcacctccagggtgTTCTATAACCAATACTGAGAGTATGACcaaagagcctgtgtcacctccagagtgTTCCATAACCAATACTGGGAGGTTGACCAAAGAAGAGCCTTTGTCAGCTCCAGAGGGTTtaataaccaatactgagaggatgactaaaggagagcctgtgtcacctccagggggttccataaccaatactgagaggatgaccaaAGAGCCTGTGTCCCCTCCAGAGtgttccataaccaatactgagaggttgaccaaagaagagcctgtgtcacctccagggggttccataaccaatactgagaggttgactaaagaagagcctgtgtcacctccagtgGGTTCCGAAAAACCCTCAGACAT ACAGAAAGAATCTTCACTTTCCAAATCTGATGGTGGGAATCAGTGTTTCCCTGTAAATAACATTGCGGCATCCTCGCCCTCCGTCTCAG AATCTCCAGTTCAGAAAGGAAGAAAATCTGCTCTAAAACtgggaaaaaagcaaaaaacagagACTGTAGAAGAGGGGGAGAGAAGGCGAG GTTCTATCTTCCGCCGGATGATATCATCCTGCCGACGTAGATTATCCAGGGCTGCTCGCGCTGTCAGAGAAAGCTGCATTTTTGCCTGCTGTCAGCGGGGCTCCATAGTCATCACAGAAAACCCCCTCATCTAG